In the genome of Ignavibacteriales bacterium, one region contains:
- a CDS encoding flippase has translation MKNPFKNREGEKKNLIKNFSSLTLLQISNYLIPMVTLPYIVRVLGPEKFGLVNFATAFSAYFALITDYGFTLSATKDISVNRNDKAKLNEIYSSVLGVKIYLFLLSAIFFLVILLTFEIFYKDLLLYILAFATVIGSTFFPVWFFQGIEKMKYILFINISVRALFTGLIFVLIRSENDYMMLTAINSSTQIVIAVVGLFIVHRTFSVKFSFPSYSEMKYQLKSGWSIFLSQVSINLYTTSNAFILGLFTNNTVVGYYTAADKIRSALQAMMNPLLQTVFPYVNHLLSVSQEAFINFNKKILRIALVGGISISLTLFFFAGQLVDIILGEGYNQSVLVLKIIAWLPFLITFSNVTGVQTMLPLKREKAFAVILLVAGILNVMVSFILVPVYFEVGTSVSVVITETFVTASFLFYLIKRKIKII, from the coding sequence TTGAAGAACCCGTTTAAAAATAGGGAAGGGGAAAAGAAAAATTTAATAAAGAATTTTTCTTCACTGACACTTCTGCAGATATCAAACTATCTTATCCCTATGGTCACATTGCCGTATATTGTAAGAGTTCTTGGTCCGGAAAAATTTGGACTCGTTAATTTTGCTACAGCGTTTTCGGCTTACTTCGCACTAATTACTGATTATGGATTTACACTTTCCGCTACTAAAGATATTTCAGTTAACAGAAATGATAAAGCAAAGCTTAATGAGATATATTCTTCTGTGCTTGGTGTAAAAATTTATTTGTTCCTGCTTTCGGCAATCTTTTTCCTTGTTATCCTTCTTACGTTTGAAATATTTTATAAAGATCTATTACTCTACATCCTTGCTTTTGCTACAGTTATTGGCTCAACATTTTTTCCTGTTTGGTTTTTCCAGGGCATTGAAAAAATGAAATATATATTATTCATTAATATTTCAGTAAGAGCATTGTTTACAGGTTTGATATTCGTTCTAATCAGATCAGAAAATGACTATATGATGCTTACCGCAATAAACTCATCAACTCAAATTGTAATCGCGGTGGTCGGATTATTTATAGTGCACAGAACTTTTTCAGTCAAATTCAGTTTCCCATCTTACTCCGAAATGAAATACCAATTAAAAAGCGGCTGGAGTATTTTCTTATCGCAGGTTTCAATTAACTTATACACAACTTCAAATGCATTTATACTTGGATTGTTTACCAACAATACTGTAGTTGGATATTATACCGCTGCTGACAAAATCCGATCTGCACTTCAGGCAATGATGAACCCGTTATTGCAAACTGTATTCCCTTACGTCAATCATCTATTATCCGTTTCACAGGAAGCCTTCATCAACTTCAATAAAAAAATACTCCGCATCGCACTTGTCGGCGGAATTTCAATTTCATTGACCCTGTTTTTTTTCGCCGGTCAACTGGTGGATATAATTTTGGGTGAAGGTTACAATCAATCTGTACTTGTACTTAAGATTATTGCATGGCTGCCATTCCTGATTACATTCAGTAATGTTACCGGTGTGCAGACAATGCTACCTTTGAAACGAGAAAAAGCATTTGCTGTTATTCTGTTAGTTGCGGGAATATTGAATGTGATGGTTTCTTTTATTCTGGTTCCGGTTTATTTTGAAGTTGGAACATCGGTTTCTGTCGTGATAACCGAAACTTTTGTCACAGCATCTTTCTTATTCTATTTGATCAAAAGAAAAATCAAGATTATATGA
- the glf gene encoding UDP-galactopyranose mutase: MNCDYLIVGAGFAGSVLAERIASQLDKKVIIVEKRNHIGGNAFDEYDEYGILVHRYGPHLFHTNSKEVFDYLSQFTEWRKYEHMVLARTGNEFYPIPINRITINKFYELNLKNETETEGFFSRIKESRFPIKNSEDIIVNQVGQELFEKFFKHYTFKQWNLYPEDLSPTVCGRIPVRTNDDCRYFTDKFQFMPLEGYTKMFERMLAHKNIEVVLNTDYKSILDSIHFNKMIYTGPADYFFNYEFGKLPYRSIRFEYENHKTGSFQPVAQVNYVDAQPPYTRVVEHNKLSGQTTESTTVSFEFPTADGDPYYPVPTNSNREVYKRIKVEVDKLTNVIFIGRLAEYQYFNMDQVVAAALNKFIEISKQ; encoded by the coding sequence ATGAATTGCGATTATCTTATAGTAGGCGCGGGTTTTGCCGGATCGGTATTAGCTGAAAGGATCGCATCGCAGCTTGACAAAAAAGTAATCATCGTGGAAAAACGTAACCATATCGGCGGTAACGCGTTTGATGAATATGATGAATATGGTATTCTTGTTCATAGATACGGTCCTCATCTTTTTCACACCAACAGCAAAGAAGTTTTTGATTACCTCTCTCAGTTCACTGAGTGGCGAAAATACGAACACATGGTCCTGGCAAGAACAGGAAATGAGTTTTATCCGATACCAATAAACAGAATTACAATAAATAAGTTTTATGAATTGAATCTGAAAAATGAAACTGAAACTGAAGGATTCTTTAGCAGGATTAAAGAGAGCAGGTTTCCCATAAAAAATTCTGAAGACATTATAGTGAACCAGGTCGGACAGGAATTGTTTGAAAAATTTTTTAAACATTACACATTCAAACAATGGAATTTGTATCCGGAGGATTTATCACCGACAGTATGCGGAAGAATACCTGTTAGAACTAATGACGATTGCAGATATTTCACTGACAAGTTTCAGTTTATGCCGCTTGAGGGTTATACAAAAATGTTTGAAAGGATGCTTGCTCACAAAAACATTGAGGTTGTTCTTAATACAGATTACAAATCCATTCTTGATTCAATTCACTTTAATAAAATGATCTATACCGGACCCGCTGATTATTTTTTCAATTATGAATTCGGAAAGCTGCCTTACAGATCGATCAGGTTTGAATATGAAAATCACAAAACCGGTTCATTCCAGCCTGTCGCGCAGGTTAACTATGTAGACGCACAGCCGCCATACACAAGAGTTGTTGAGCATAACAAATTGAGTGGTCAAACGACTGAATCTACAACTGTCTCGTTTGAATTTCCCACGGCTGACGGCGATCCTTATTACCCGGTTCCGACGAACAGTAACAGGGAAGTTTATAAAAGAATTAAGGTTGAAGTTGATAAACTTACAAACGTAATTTTTATCGGCAGGCTTGCTGAATATCAATACTTCAATATGGACCAGGTTGTCGCTGCAGCTTTGAACAAATTCATAGAAATATCGAAACAATGA
- a CDS encoding glycosyltransferase: protein MKKKVAAVVVTFNRLELLKECISSIRKQTYAVNEIIVVNNSSTDGTNEWLTTQNDLTVITQENSGSAGGQFTGIKTAYENGNEFVWCIDTDIVFESDALEKMFGSDLTEEVSTGFISSTIYFTDGNLAYPNIPELVEPYSLLNSITSEKPVPVLSASFGSLLIRKDVIKKAGYPCRDFFIWGDDAEYTLRIIKQGYKGFMIVNSKATHYCGTNNPKPYLNLKTSDIKFQFGVRNMVCVAILRNSITHSSRLRGYLSGLLFVIRLYRDQLFHSGKPSLKYLYNFLILYLKGIFFKPKIEFPEK from the coding sequence ATGAAAAAAAAAGTTGCCGCTGTTGTTGTAACATTTAATAGACTTGAACTGCTTAAAGAATGTATCTCAAGCATTCGAAAACAAACATATGCAGTAAATGAAATTATAGTTGTAAATAATTCAAGTACAGATGGAACAAATGAATGGTTAACTACCCAAAACGACTTAACTGTAATAACACAGGAAAACAGCGGCAGTGCCGGCGGACAATTTACCGGAATCAAAACTGCTTATGAAAATGGGAATGAATTTGTTTGGTGTATTGATACAGATATTGTCTTTGAAAGTGACGCTCTGGAAAAGATGTTTGGCAGTGATCTCACTGAAGAAGTAAGTACAGGATTCATCAGTAGTACAATTTATTTTACCGATGGAAATCTTGCTTACCCGAACATTCCCGAACTCGTTGAACCTTACAGTTTATTGAATTCGATAACTTCGGAAAAACCGGTACCGGTTCTTTCAGCATCATTCGGCTCTTTGCTTATCCGGAAGGATGTGATAAAAAAAGCTGGTTATCCTTGCAGAGATTTTTTTATCTGGGGTGATGATGCAGAGTACACTTTGAGGATAATAAAACAAGGCTACAAAGGGTTTATGATTGTTAACAGCAAGGCAACCCATTACTGCGGTACAAACAATCCAAAACCATATCTCAATCTTAAAACTTCGGACATCAAGTTTCAGTTTGGTGTTAGAAATATGGTTTGTGTTGCAATACTCCGGAATAGTATTACTCATTCTTCAAGGTTAAGAGGTTATTTAAGCGGATTGTTATTTGTCATCAGATTATACAGAGACCAATTATTTCACTCAGGAAAACCTTCACTGAAATACCTTTACAATTTTCTGATTCTTTATTTGAAAGGAATTTTTTTCAAACCCAAGATAGAATTCCCTGAGAAATAA